GGAGAAAAATATTTATATGCCGATAACGGATGTTGTTTATTCCGTGCTTTATGAAGGGCTTAAACCTGCGGACGCGATAGTGAAACTTTTGGAAAGGGATATAAAAAATGAGTTTGTTTAAATTTATAATTTATAATAAATACCTTAATCCTGCATGAGAATTTTATATTCTGGATTCCCGCCTACGCGGGAATGACATAGCTGGTATTTAATTTTTAACCCAACGGTGTCATTCCTGCGAAAGCAGGAATCCAGTGTTATTAACTGTTGGATATATTAATATAGTTTCTATCACAGGATTAAGGAAATGTAAATGACAAGGGAGCCTGATTATGGGGATTAAATTAGAATACCTTCAAGATTTACAGTTCAAAGCATATTCGGATAACGGCAACGGCTACTCTGTTTTACTCGATACTTCAAAAGAGGCAGGAGGAAACGACGAGGGTATAAAGCCTACGGACTTAATTCTCGCCGGACTTGCCGGATGCAGTTCTATGGATATAGTTTCCATATTAAAGAAAAAAAGGCAGAATATAATTTCTTATAGCGCTAATGTTAGCGGCGAAAGAGCGGAAACGCATCCGAGGGTATTTACGAAAATGGTTATAACTTATGAAATTAAGGGTAAAAATATCGACGAGCAGGCGGTAAAAAGAGCAATCGAATTATCGAAAGATAAGTATTGCAGCGTCTGGGCTATGTTAAAAAATGCCGTCGATATCGAGTGGTCATATAAAATCGAAAATATTTAAAATTAAAAATAAGATAGGCGGAAAAAAGCATATTCAATGGTAAAGTTGTTCCACTCCCTTGACGGGAGGGGTTAGGGGAGGGTGCATATAATATGAAAAATTTTGATTTAACGGAAAAGGAAAAGGCCATTTTGGTAAAAACAGCCAGAAAATCTATCGAGGATACACTTAATAAAAATAAGGATGAATTTCTTAACTCGCAGGAACTATTGTCCGAACTTACGGATAACCTTAAAATAAATGCCGGCGTTTTTGTCACATTAAAGACGGGGGGAGAGCAGTTAAGGGGATGTATAGGCAATTTTATTTCTAATATTCCGATTTATAAAAATGTTTATAAAATGGCAAAAGAGGCGGCTTTCGGCGACCCGAGATTTATGCCTTTAAACAACCAGGAACTTCAAAAAATAAAGATAGAAATATCGGTTTTATCCCCTCTTGAAAGGATAGATAATCTCGATAATATAGAAATAGGCAGGCATGGCTTGTATCTTATAAAGGGGCCGTGCCACGGGGTTTTGCTCCCGCAGGTTGCTACCGAATGCAATATGGATAAAGAAGGTTTCCT
This is a stretch of genomic DNA from Candidatus Acidulodesulfobacterium ferriphilum. It encodes these proteins:
- the amrA gene encoding AmmeMemoRadiSam system protein A translates to MKNFDLTEKEKAILVKTARKSIEDTLNKNKDEFLNSQELLSELTDNLKINAGVFVTLKTGGEQLRGCIGNFISNIPIYKNVYKMAKEAAFGDPRFMPLNNQELQKIKIEISVLSPLERIDNLDNIEIGRHGLYLIKGPCHGVLLPQVATECNMDKEGFLEAVSMKAGLSPDAYKNGADICTFSALVFGE
- a CDS encoding OsmC family peroxiredoxin: MGIKLEYLQDLQFKAYSDNGNGYSVLLDTSKEAGGNDEGIKPTDLILAGLAGCSSMDIVSILKKKRQNIISYSANVSGERAETHPRVFTKMVITYEIKGKNIDEQAVKRAIELSKDKYCSVWAMLKNAVDIEWSYKIENI